ATTTCCTTTACCATTTTTCAGTTTTCAACTTTAGGTACTTCTTGGCTAAAAAAAATAGTATCAATTGTTATATTGGGAAATTCCTCAGAAAAAAACTCTTTAAGGAAAATTTTTTCTTTATCAGTAAAATTTACATAA
The Jeotgalibaca sp. MA1X17-3 genome window above contains:
- a CDS encoding helix-turn-helix transcriptional regulator; this translates as MSNVAKLRRFKGMTQTDIAVMLDISLQAYFRKEKGYVNFTDKEKIFLKEFFSEEFPNITIDTIFFSQEVPKVEN